From Weissella confusa, a single genomic window includes:
- a CDS encoding DUF951 domain-containing protein yields the protein MYNLHDVVEMKKPHACGANEWEINRIGADIKLTCQGCGHQVMMTRHDFDKRLKRILRSASEQD from the coding sequence ATGTACAACTTGCATGATGTAGTTGAGATGAAGAAGCCACACGCGTGTGGTGCGAATGAATGGGAAATCAACCGTATTGGTGCGGACATTAAGTTGACGTGCCAAGGTTGTGGTCACCAAGTAATGATGACGCGTCATGATTTCGATAAGCGTTTGAAGCGCATTTTGCGTTCAGCGTCAGAACAAGATTAA
- a CDS encoding ParB/RepB/Spo0J family partition protein, giving the protein MANTKKSGLGGLGGNGGGLGALFAEQGLDTEIATTNTVRDIAIEKIVANPFQPRHVFDQDALQDLAASIKENGVLQPVIVRHNPKDNTQYELLAGERRWRASQLAGKKDVPAIVRKLDDEQMMQAAILENLQREDLTPLEEAQAYRDMMDALKLTQEQVAKRLGKARSAVANFLRLLNLPDEVKDMLQAGQLSMGQARTLLGLRNKRRIVPVAKRAIAESMTVRQLEQLVNKLNEQADTTGKGNDEPSAYLKATTAALEDKFGTKVNVTRNRKGAGKIEIAYLSDDDLNRIFDVLGISFDEE; this is encoded by the coding sequence ATGGCGAACACTAAGAAGTCAGGTTTGGGTGGCCTTGGTGGCAACGGCGGCGGTCTAGGCGCTTTGTTTGCTGAGCAAGGTCTTGATACAGAAATTGCAACAACTAATACGGTTCGTGATATTGCAATCGAGAAGATTGTGGCGAACCCATTCCAACCACGTCATGTCTTTGATCAAGATGCTTTGCAAGATTTAGCAGCATCAATCAAGGAAAACGGCGTGTTGCAACCAGTGATTGTGCGTCACAACCCTAAGGACAACACGCAATACGAGTTGTTGGCCGGTGAGCGTCGTTGGCGTGCGTCACAATTGGCTGGCAAGAAGGATGTGCCGGCGATTGTTCGTAAGTTAGACGACGAGCAAATGATGCAAGCCGCTATCTTGGAAAACTTGCAACGTGAAGACTTGACGCCTCTTGAAGAGGCTCAAGCTTACCGCGACATGATGGATGCGTTGAAGTTGACGCAAGAACAAGTGGCTAAGCGTTTGGGTAAGGCCCGTTCAGCCGTGGCTAACTTCCTTCGTTTGCTTAATTTGCCTGACGAAGTGAAGGATATGTTGCAAGCTGGTCAACTATCAATGGGACAAGCGCGTACGTTGCTTGGATTGCGCAATAAGCGTCGCATTGTGCCGGTTGCCAAGCGTGCAATTGCAGAAAGCATGACGGTTCGTCAACTTGAACAATTGGTTAACAAGTTGAACGAACAAGCTGACACTACTGGTAAGGGTAATGATGAGCCATCTGCTTATTTGAAGGCAACGACAGCTGCTTTGGAAGATAAGTTTGGAACGAAGGTCAACGTCACCCGTAATCGTAAGGGTGCTGGTAAAATTGAAATTGCATACTTGTCTGATGATGATTTGAACCGCATCTTTGATGTATTGGGCATTTCATTTGACGAGGAATAA
- a CDS encoding ParA family protein has product MGHIIALANQKGGVGKTTTTVNLGASLASLGKKVLLIDTDAQGNATSGSGVQKSSIERDVYDVLVHDVPLADVIMPTSHEGMDIVPATIRLAGAELELAPAMARELRLKNALEGVREKYDYILIDNPPSLGLVTINTFSAADSILIPVQAEYYALEGLGQLMNNMKLVKQHFNPDLEVEGVLMTMVDPRTNLSSDVIQNVREYFGSDVYDTVIPRNVRLSEAPSRGLAIIDYDSKSKGAEVYMDLAKEVLAAHGEH; this is encoded by the coding sequence ATGGGACACATTATTGCATTAGCTAACCAAAAGGGTGGTGTTGGTAAGACGACCACGACGGTTAACTTGGGCGCATCCCTAGCATCCCTAGGTAAGAAAGTGTTGTTGATCGACACTGATGCACAAGGAAACGCCACATCAGGTTCAGGCGTGCAAAAGTCAAGCATCGAACGTGATGTGTATGACGTATTGGTTCACGATGTGCCGTTGGCTGACGTGATTATGCCAACGTCACACGAAGGTATGGACATTGTGCCAGCTACGATTCGCTTGGCCGGTGCTGAACTAGAATTGGCACCAGCAATGGCGCGTGAGTTGCGTTTGAAGAATGCCTTGGAAGGTGTTCGTGAGAAGTACGACTACATCCTAATCGACAATCCACCTTCACTTGGATTGGTAACGATTAACACGTTCTCAGCAGCGGACTCAATTTTGATTCCGGTGCAAGCTGAATACTATGCCCTTGAAGGTTTGGGACAGTTGATGAACAACATGAAGTTGGTGAAGCAACACTTCAATCCCGACTTGGAAGTTGAGGGTGTGTTGATGACCATGGTTGATCCACGTACTAACTTGTCATCAGATGTTATTCAAAACGTGCGTGAGTACTTCGGTAGCGATGTTTACGACACGGTCATTCCACGTAACGTGCGCTTGTCAGAAGCGCCATCACGTGGCTTGGCGATCATTGACTATGATTCAAAGTCAAAGGGAGCCGAAGTTTATATGGACTTGGCAAAGGAGGTCTTGGCAGCTCATGGCGAACACTAA